A region of the Leptospiraceae bacterium genome:
TTCTGTCTGGTTAAAAGTAACGGCTTCATGAAGAGCACTGCGGCTTTCGAGATCAAAAAGATTTACATTGGCTTTATACTTGAGTAGAATTTTCACCGCTTCTGTGTGGCCATTTTTGCTGGCATCCATAAGGGCTGTTCTTCCATCTGCATCTTTGCTATCGATTAGCTTATTAGCCCCCTTTTGCAGGAGTAGCTCAAGTAAATCGGCCTTACCGTGCAGGGCAGCAAAATGATGGGGGTAAAGATCGGAGCTATCTTTTGCATCCACTTTAGCTCCTCTGGCCAGTAACATTTCTCCTGCCTGTTTATTCACCGCGTAATGCAGAGGAGTTATACCATCTTTATCTCTGGCATCGGCTTTTGCACCTTTATCTAAAAGTAATTTTGTAACTTCGTGACTCCTACTAAGGTGCAGAGCCGAAGACAGGTTGAGATCCAGGGCGTTCGGATTGGCCCCGCTATTTAAAAGAAGAGTAACCAGTTGGTGAAAATCACGCAGTACAGCAACCTGAAGAGCTGTATTTTTTTCTGTATTAGATAGGTCAGGCTTAGCTCCGGATTGAAGTAACAGGGTAGCTGTTTGAACAGCTGCCCCTTCCGATAGGTTTTCGGTTACAAGAAAAAGCGGGCTCCTCTTCTGCTTATCCTGCTGGTTTACACCGGATTTTCGTTTAATCAAAAGATCCATCCCCTTTAAATGAGTTCGTAAAGAAAGAGCATGCATGGCTGTTCTCCCGTTTCGATCAGCTGCGTTTATTTCAGCTCCTTTATTGATGAGGTAGTTCATTACTTGAAGGCCATCTTCTTCAGGTGCATATTCCGCGGCGAGAATCAGGGGACTTTTCTCATTTATATCTTTTGCATTTATACTGGCCTTTTTCTCTACTAAACTTTGAACAATTCCCAGAAAACCTGTATAGGAAGCTTCGTGCAGGGGAGTCCTGTCGTATACATCTTTGGAGTCCGGCTCTGCCTTACTATTTAAAAGATAACGCACCAGTTCTTCATTTCCATCTTTAGCTGCATAGTGCAGGGCTGTCCGCGAATCCAGATCTCCCAGATTTAGATTCACCCCGGCTTCCACCAGGATTTTCGTTATTTCCGGAATCTTTTCTTTTTCTCTCAGGGTGATGGATAAAAGTAAAGGAGAAAGACCTTTCCTGTCTTTCAAGTTTGTTTCTATATTTTTTGTAAGAAGATACTTGATAAATTTTGAATCCCGGTTCAGGACAGCCAGATGAAGTAAGGAGTTTCTATCCTGGTTGGTTT
Encoded here:
- a CDS encoding ankyrin repeat domain-containing protein; this encodes MSLKNLLLLLFCISISLPGLAQGKKNEEVLKKARLELIEGVKKGDLKQIENSLKNGAETGIKDKDGTPLLFLSSSLQSPLREKVIDLLLDNKMNLNETNQDRNSLLHLAVLNRDSKFIKYLLTKNIETNLKDRKGLSPLLLSITLREKEKIPEITKILVEAGVNLNLGDLDSRTALHYAAKDGNEELVRYLLNSKAEPDSKDVYDRTPLHEASYTGFLGIVQSLVEKKASINAKDINEKSPLILAAEYAPEEDGLQVMNYLINKGAEINAADRNGRTAMHALSLRTHLKGMDLLIKRKSGVNQQDKQKRSPLFLVTENLSEGAAVQTATLLLQSGAKPDLSNTEKNTALQVAVLRDFHQLVTLLLNSGANPNALDLNLSSALHLSRSHEVTKLLLDKGAKADARDKDGITPLHYAVNKQAGEMLLARGAKVDAKDSSDLYPHHFAALHGKADLLELLLQKGANKLIDSKDADGRTALMDASKNGHTEAVKILLKYKANVNLFDLESRSALHEAVTFNQTEIVELLLSAKSRLDMKDDYGKTPIQIARALRYSKIEELLKKFGAK